A genomic region of Oceaniferula marina contains the following coding sequences:
- a CDS encoding tetratricopeptide repeat protein — protein sequence MSDLHLRLRGAFRLLLILVFACFSLPLSAQQQQDPRTLDPSDIFFQAWLTIRDAEKLEKEGNFNDARLKYQQAAKYYQVLTRYHKNWKPHLVEARVTSTQEAIRLVEPKAVDQIAKRNAKAQDLVEGGPAATPNPNAPTGSGHRKATPTASPRTPSIRSNPKVAAGSSAPTQPRPTPTKPTSKATAYSEAIQRGQQRQLEKLQRDNARLQEQLKQAQAQAKNAQSDEQKRLINKIATKDREIATIRNLLARAPLQADLDRLEKENRTRKAELEITALSLKGTRERMAKEQAKAKKSEEEAALAKRRAEEIQKQMSLQGRVNNEVIRKLRQELKSVTQILENTRVELGKANAKIANMQRSMDQSKATIAELTKERDALRTERDALAEVLKQNNSDGVRKLISENMRLGKELKESNDRLEYLTKKNNVTQDELLEAKRDLAVAKTRIMRYQQERVQHGHRIQSLESQLRDAEAELAAARSNPEKAASQEEVEILKETVKRLIAAQERRKAAEKLLWEAYQDSKKIIPGIVEAYEDIRKTKVELTDEEKGLMIKQIPDGEFTVPQRVTPEHAMASANAMEKDINLHHNLAERLYVKGRYEAAREILTETDERYPGHFATLCKRGVVELKTKHYIEALDVFNEALTMQENSSYAHYMLGLSNFHIQDFDTSRNAFEQSIELKPGNANAHLYLGILAGIGRRYEQSENHLQEAIKLNPTSAEAYYNLSFLYLNQGKKKDALDAYRKALNHGSQPDPEHERKLGI from the coding sequence ATGAGCGATCTACACCTACGGCTCCGAGGGGCATTCCGCCTGCTCTTGATCCTTGTCTTTGCCTGCTTCTCGTTGCCCCTGTCCGCGCAACAGCAGCAAGACCCGAGGACCTTGGACCCGTCCGATATTTTTTTCCAGGCATGGCTCACCATCCGGGATGCCGAAAAACTCGAAAAAGAGGGCAACTTCAACGATGCCCGCCTGAAATACCAACAGGCGGCCAAGTACTACCAAGTGCTCACCCGCTACCATAAAAATTGGAAACCTCACCTAGTCGAGGCCAGGGTCACATCCACTCAGGAAGCCATCCGACTGGTGGAGCCCAAGGCCGTGGACCAAATTGCCAAACGCAATGCCAAAGCCCAGGACCTCGTCGAGGGAGGCCCCGCAGCAACCCCCAACCCGAATGCCCCCACGGGATCAGGGCATCGAAAAGCCACCCCGACAGCGAGCCCCCGCACCCCCAGCATTAGATCAAACCCAAAGGTGGCGGCAGGCTCATCAGCGCCAACACAACCACGGCCGACGCCAACCAAACCGACATCCAAGGCAACAGCCTACTCCGAAGCCATCCAGCGTGGACAACAACGGCAACTCGAGAAGTTACAACGCGACAACGCCCGGCTTCAGGAACAGCTGAAACAAGCCCAGGCCCAGGCAAAAAATGCTCAATCCGATGAGCAAAAACGTCTGATTAACAAAATTGCAACCAAAGACCGTGAGATAGCCACCATCCGCAACCTGCTCGCCCGGGCTCCACTGCAGGCAGATCTCGACCGATTGGAAAAAGAAAACCGGACGCGGAAAGCAGAGCTCGAAATCACCGCTCTCTCGCTCAAAGGCACCCGTGAGCGTATGGCCAAGGAACAGGCAAAAGCGAAAAAATCCGAAGAGGAAGCCGCTCTCGCGAAACGCCGGGCCGAAGAAATCCAAAAACAAATGAGTCTGCAGGGCAGAGTCAACAACGAGGTGATCCGCAAACTCCGCCAAGAACTCAAATCCGTCACCCAAATTCTGGAAAACACCCGGGTCGAACTGGGAAAGGCCAATGCGAAAATCGCCAACATGCAACGCAGCATGGATCAATCCAAGGCGACCATCGCCGAACTCACTAAAGAGCGGGACGCCCTGCGAACCGAACGCGACGCCCTAGCCGAAGTGCTCAAACAAAACAACTCGGACGGCGTGCGCAAATTGATCTCTGAAAACATGCGCCTCGGCAAAGAACTCAAGGAAAGCAACGACCGACTTGAATACCTGACAAAGAAAAACAACGTCACCCAGGATGAACTGCTCGAGGCCAAACGCGATCTGGCCGTGGCAAAAACCAGAATCATGCGCTACCAGCAGGAACGCGTGCAACACGGGCATCGGATCCAATCGCTCGAAAGCCAGCTTCGGGATGCTGAAGCCGAACTCGCAGCAGCCCGGAGCAATCCGGAAAAGGCAGCCAGTCAGGAGGAAGTTGAGATCCTCAAGGAAACCGTCAAACGTCTGATTGCCGCACAGGAACGCCGCAAGGCAGCGGAAAAACTCCTCTGGGAAGCTTACCAGGACTCCAAAAAAATCATCCCCGGCATTGTCGAAGCCTATGAGGACATCAGAAAAACCAAGGTAGAGCTCACCGATGAGGAAAAAGGGCTGATGATCAAACAGATCCCGGATGGGGAATTCACCGTTCCTCAACGCGTGACTCCTGAACACGCGATGGCCAGCGCCAATGCCATGGAAAAAGACATCAACCTCCATCACAACCTAGCCGAGCGACTCTACGTCAAAGGTCGCTACGAAGCAGCCCGTGAAATCCTGACGGAAACCGACGAGCGCTATCCGGGGCATTTTGCCACCCTCTGCAAACGTGGCGTGGTTGAACTTAAAACCAAGCACTACATCGAAGCTCTGGATGTATTCAACGAAGCTCTGACCATGCAAGAGAACAGCAGCTACGCCCACTACATGCTCGGACTTTCCAACTTTCACATCCAGGATTTTGACACGTCAAGAAATGCATTCGAGCAATCCATTGAACTCAAACCCGGCAATGCCAACGCCCATCTCTACCTCGGCATCCTCGCCGGAATCGGAAGACGCTACGAGCAGTCAGAGAATCACCTGCAAGAGGCCATCAAGCTTAACCCGACATCGGCAGAAGCCTATTACAACCTCTCGTTTCTCTACTTGAACCAAGGAAAGAAAAAAGATGCTTTGGACGCATACCGCAAGGCCTTGAACCACGGCTCCCAACCTGACCCTGAGCACGAACGCAAACTGGGAATCTGA
- a CDS encoding S41 family peptidase, with translation MFLSIRFYLLALLLFPTLCLGAQPIRMASYPALSPDGTSLVFSWRGDIWKSSHNGGEAQRLTTHPARDFAPRFTPDGKSICFGSTRAGSYQVFMMPAKGGTARQITHHSEGSFLQDIAPDGKSVLVNGLRDVPGRKPYRFFQINLEERKPEQLVFHADGENGRYAPGGKSIIFTREGTQTYRKGYRGTQASQVWIWNPKAKQPFRQALKHAQGCRTPLFHPDGKGFFYTRGGDNGFNLHFHDLSKGQDLAITHFEDDSVMQPSIANDGSAIVFRHLFDLYHLTLGSDPSTPGELKKLDIWHEEDLDLKDHQDRVIKNTRDISFSPSGLETTFTAEGDIWAMDTILRKPKRLTDTPGYERDLWFSHDGTSIYYLYDDGLQTEIRQLKKSNPRQYWWEAEACTHEVIVPAEHKPTSITPDPKGNQIAYTTYPGTLWLSQPDGTQPVRLLESWDQPMVQWSPDGKWLTYALRDDNFNPDIYILKADGQSTPVNVSSHPDIDFSPVWSPNGRRLAFVGKHHDREFDIFYVELYQEDDIEDSDSKTREKARKAMQKDPAYKETQEEGTKEIVKKAIKTLTKPENKPKPTKKSYDLNDIFERVHRLPLKGITPSKLIWSHDSKHIIYQQQNGKSLYSIEAKAKARPVKLGDATGTPIRVDSKGKLYWLSDGVPATFYQKKNTKFSFNIYTSRDRTAWKRMVFRSAWNTMRDKFYDPSMNGRNWQQIREKYEDMAAMAPNSMIMDRIVNMMLGELNASHMGFRSISWPKPWKLEKQWKEETVHLGVRFDPQHSDRGWKIKEVIPRSPADHDKSRLEPGDVILSIGGEVVMPDCPITAHLNLRPTEPVQLKVINAKGESRSVKIQPISYAKARELSQKARLSATAKKVQQLSGGKLGYIHVARMMWDEFEQFQQHLYQQGVGKQGLIIDVRNNGGGFTTDHLLTALCQPNHAFTIPRNGGIGYPQDRTVYTTWNKPIIVLCNQNSYSNAEIFAHAIRNLNRGKIIGVETAGGVISTGSVKVLDAGTMRLPFRGWFSSFNGKDMEMNGAQPHITLWNKPGDMSRGLDIQLEKAVQILLKESKDHQTLPAPSYRSEW, from the coding sequence ATGTTTTTATCGATTCGATTTTACCTTCTCGCCCTCCTTCTTTTTCCCACCTTGTGTCTGGGGGCCCAACCCATCCGTATGGCATCCTACCCGGCTCTCTCGCCGGATGGGACTTCGCTCGTTTTTTCCTGGCGCGGAGACATTTGGAAATCTTCCCACAATGGAGGCGAAGCCCAGCGCCTGACCACCCACCCGGCGAGAGATTTTGCACCTCGCTTCACGCCGGACGGTAAGTCGATCTGTTTTGGCAGCACCCGGGCTGGCAGCTATCAAGTTTTTATGATGCCTGCCAAGGGGGGCACCGCCCGTCAAATCACCCACCACTCCGAAGGATCATTTTTACAGGACATAGCCCCGGACGGAAAATCTGTGCTCGTCAACGGCCTTCGCGATGTTCCGGGGCGCAAACCTTATCGCTTTTTCCAAATCAACCTGGAAGAACGCAAACCCGAACAATTGGTCTTCCATGCCGATGGCGAAAACGGCCGCTATGCACCCGGTGGCAAGTCGATTATTTTCACCCGTGAAGGGACCCAAACCTACCGGAAAGGTTACCGAGGCACTCAAGCCAGTCAGGTCTGGATCTGGAATCCAAAAGCGAAACAACCCTTCCGACAAGCGCTCAAACACGCGCAAGGGTGCCGGACCCCCCTCTTCCACCCCGACGGAAAAGGTTTTTTCTACACCCGTGGTGGTGACAACGGTTTCAACTTGCACTTTCACGATCTGAGCAAGGGGCAGGATCTGGCGATCACCCACTTTGAAGATGACAGCGTCATGCAACCTTCAATCGCCAACGATGGATCAGCCATCGTGTTTCGCCACCTCTTTGACCTCTACCACCTGACGCTTGGCTCTGATCCATCCACTCCGGGAGAACTCAAGAAACTCGATATCTGGCACGAGGAAGATCTCGACCTCAAAGACCATCAAGACCGGGTGATCAAAAACACCCGGGATATCAGTTTTTCTCCCAGTGGCCTGGAAACCACCTTCACCGCCGAGGGCGACATCTGGGCCATGGACACCATTCTGCGTAAACCTAAACGACTCACCGACACCCCGGGCTATGAGCGGGACCTCTGGTTTTCTCACGACGGAACCTCCATCTACTACCTCTACGACGACGGCCTGCAAACCGAAATCCGCCAACTCAAAAAATCCAACCCCCGCCAGTATTGGTGGGAAGCGGAAGCCTGCACCCACGAGGTGATCGTCCCCGCTGAACACAAACCGACGAGTATCACCCCGGACCCGAAAGGCAATCAAATCGCCTACACGACATACCCCGGAACCCTCTGGCTCAGCCAACCCGACGGAACCCAACCCGTCCGCTTGCTCGAATCGTGGGATCAACCGATGGTCCAATGGTCGCCAGATGGGAAATGGCTGACCTACGCCCTACGAGACGATAATTTCAACCCGGACATCTACATTCTGAAAGCCGATGGGCAATCGACACCCGTCAACGTCAGCAGTCACCCCGACATCGATTTCTCACCTGTCTGGTCGCCCAATGGTAGACGACTCGCCTTTGTCGGAAAACATCACGACCGTGAGTTTGATATCTTTTACGTCGAGCTCTATCAAGAAGATGATATCGAGGACAGCGACAGCAAAACGCGGGAAAAAGCCCGCAAAGCCATGCAGAAAGACCCCGCCTACAAAGAAACTCAGGAGGAAGGCACCAAAGAGATCGTCAAAAAAGCAATCAAAACGCTAACCAAACCGGAAAATAAACCTAAACCAACCAAGAAAAGCTATGACCTCAATGATATTTTCGAGCGGGTGCATAGGCTTCCCCTGAAAGGCATCACACCGAGCAAACTCATCTGGAGTCACGACTCCAAACACATCATCTACCAACAACAAAACGGTAAGTCCCTCTACTCGATCGAGGCCAAGGCCAAAGCTCGCCCGGTCAAACTCGGTGACGCCACAGGCACACCGATCAGAGTAGACAGCAAAGGAAAACTCTATTGGTTATCCGATGGAGTGCCTGCCACGTTCTATCAAAAAAAGAACACCAAGTTTAGTTTCAACATCTATACCAGCCGCGATCGGACGGCTTGGAAACGAATGGTCTTTCGCAGCGCATGGAACACCATGCGCGATAAGTTCTACGACCCCAGCATGAACGGCCGCAACTGGCAGCAAATTCGAGAAAAATACGAAGACATGGCAGCGATGGCTCCCAATTCGATGATTATGGACCGCATCGTCAATATGATGTTAGGCGAGCTCAATGCCTCCCACATGGGTTTCCGTAGCATCAGTTGGCCCAAACCATGGAAACTCGAAAAACAATGGAAAGAAGAAACCGTGCACCTCGGTGTGCGCTTTGACCCGCAACATTCCGACAGAGGTTGGAAAATCAAAGAGGTCATCCCCCGCAGTCCAGCCGACCATGACAAGTCGCGACTGGAACCAGGTGACGTCATTCTCAGCATCGGAGGCGAAGTGGTGATGCCGGACTGCCCAATCACCGCCCACCTGAACCTGCGCCCGACCGAACCGGTTCAACTCAAGGTGATCAACGCCAAGGGTGAGTCCCGCTCGGTAAAAATCCAACCGATCAGCTATGCCAAAGCCAGAGAGCTCAGCCAAAAAGCCAGACTCAGCGCAACGGCGAAAAAAGTCCAACAACTCTCCGGTGGAAAACTCGGCTACATCCACGTAGCCCGTATGATGTGGGATGAATTTGAACAATTCCAACAGCACCTCTATCAACAAGGCGTTGGCAAGCAGGGACTGATCATTGACGTTCGTAATAACGGCGGAGGTTTCACCACCGACCACTTACTCACCGCACTCTGCCAGCCGAACCACGCCTTCACCATTCCTCGCAATGGTGGTATTGGCTACCCACAGGATCGAACCGTCTACACCACTTGGAATAAACCGATCATCGTGCTCTGCAATCAGAACAGCTACTCCAATGCCGAGATTTTCGCCCACGCCATCCGCAACCTGAACCGGGGAAAAATCATCGGTGTGGAGACCGCCGGGGGCGTCATCTCAACCGGTAGCGTCAAAGTGCTCGACGCAGGCACCATGCGTCTTCCCTTCCGAGGCTGGTTCAGCAGCTTCAATGGTAAGGACATGGAAATGAATGGGGCGCAACCGCACATCACACTCTGGAACAAGCCCGGAGACATGAGTCGGGGCCTTGATATTCAGCTCGAAAAAGCCGTGCAAATCCTTCTCAAAGAAAGTAAAGACCATCAGACGCTGCCGGCACCCAGCTACCGCAGCGAATGGTAA
- the moeB gene encoding molybdopterin-synthase adenylyltransferase MoeB, translating to MLSTDEKARYARHFSLSQVGLEGQEKLKQSSVLCIGAGGLGSPSTLYLAAAGVGRIGIVDPDCVEVSNLQRQILHGQSTLGKSKLDSAISRLRDINPHVIVEPHACTFTSENAIALASSYDIIIDGTDNFPTRYLSNDVAYFLKKPNIYASIFRFEGQLSVFAPHLGGPCYRCMLPTPPDPGTVPSCAEAGVLGVLPGIIGSLQAMEAIKLLLGAGEPPLGRLIHYDALQTKFREFNLRRDPECPLCGDHPTIKELIDYDDFCGIPKTSAATPVNDDPTAITVEELRDKLANPSGLLLIDVREPWEYDVAHIDGFHLMPLTTVPASCSELDEQARTQKIILLCKGGVRSARAQEFLAQQGITNTINVLGGMDAWLRSGFEASSR from the coding sequence ATGCTCAGCACCGACGAAAAAGCCCGATATGCCCGTCATTTTTCCCTTAGCCAAGTAGGCCTCGAAGGTCAGGAAAAACTCAAACAATCATCCGTGCTCTGCATCGGAGCCGGAGGACTCGGATCCCCGTCCACCCTGTATCTGGCCGCCGCCGGAGTCGGACGCATCGGTATCGTCGATCCCGATTGCGTGGAGGTCTCGAATTTGCAACGCCAGATCTTGCACGGTCAATCGACCCTCGGCAAAAGTAAACTCGACAGTGCCATTTCCCGGCTTCGCGATATCAACCCCCACGTCATCGTCGAACCCCACGCCTGCACCTTCACCTCAGAGAACGCCATCGCATTAGCATCATCCTACGACATCATCATTGATGGCACCGATAATTTTCCCACCCGCTACCTCAGCAACGATGTGGCCTACTTCCTGAAAAAGCCCAACATCTACGCCTCGATTTTTCGTTTTGAAGGACAACTGAGTGTCTTTGCCCCCCACCTCGGAGGCCCCTGTTACCGCTGCATGCTCCCAACCCCACCCGATCCGGGAACCGTTCCCAGCTGTGCGGAGGCCGGAGTGTTGGGCGTTCTGCCGGGCATCATTGGTAGCCTGCAAGCCATGGAAGCGATCAAGCTCTTACTCGGCGCCGGCGAACCTCCTCTCGGACGACTCATCCATTACGATGCCCTTCAGACAAAGTTCAGGGAGTTCAACCTGCGGCGCGACCCCGAGTGCCCTCTATGCGGGGACCATCCGACGATCAAAGAACTGATCGACTATGATGACTTCTGCGGCATCCCCAAAACCTCGGCGGCGACTCCGGTCAACGATGACCCCACAGCCATCACGGTAGAAGAACTCCGCGACAAACTCGCCAATCCATCCGGTCTGCTGCTCATCGATGTCCGTGAACCTTGGGAATACGATGTCGCCCACATCGACGGTTTTCATCTTATGCCCCTGACCACCGTTCCGGCTTCCTGCTCTGAACTCGATGAGCAGGCCCGCACCCAAAAAATCATCCTCCTCTGCAAAGGAGGAGTCCGCAGCGCTCGGGCCCAGGAATTCCTCGCCCAGCAAGGCATCACCAATACCATCAATGTCCTGGGTGGCATGGACGCCTGGCTTCGGTCCGGATTTGAAGCCTCTTCCAGATAA
- the tmk gene encoding dTMP kinase — translation MSNDSKGKLIVIEGIDGTGKSTQARMLAEQLRSQGLQVKQSFEPTNGPWGSKLRASATSGRLSIEEELELFLKDRRQHVDELIQPTISSGGIVILDRYYFSTMAYQGARGIDPLEIRQANESFAPQPDLLLILDLPVDLALERVGVRDGQANEFEQRDSLQFCRDLFLSLQDEPFAKLVDASRDIDEVHRQIMENVTV, via the coding sequence ATGAGCAACGATTCAAAAGGAAAACTCATCGTCATCGAAGGCATCGACGGCACCGGAAAATCGACCCAGGCAAGGATGCTCGCCGAACAACTCCGAAGCCAAGGGCTCCAGGTCAAACAAAGCTTCGAACCCACCAACGGCCCATGGGGAAGCAAATTGCGGGCCAGCGCCACAAGCGGCAGACTCAGTATCGAGGAAGAGCTCGAACTCTTTCTGAAAGACCGCCGGCAGCACGTCGATGAACTGATCCAACCAACGATCAGCAGCGGTGGCATCGTCATTCTTGACCGCTATTATTTTTCCACCATGGCGTATCAGGGAGCTCGGGGGATTGACCCTCTGGAAATCCGTCAGGCCAATGAATCCTTTGCACCACAACCGGATCTCTTGCTGATTCTGGACCTCCCGGTTGATCTGGCGCTTGAACGTGTCGGAGTGCGTGACGGTCAGGCCAATGAGTTCGAACAACGGGACTCCTTGCAATTCTGCCGGGACCTCTTTCTCAGTTTGCAAGATGAACCCTTCGCCAAACTGGTTGATGCCTCCCGGGACATCGATGAGGTCCACCGCCAAATCATGGAAAACGTCACCGTCTAA
- a CDS encoding phosphoribosylformylglycinamidine synthase yields the protein MNRVFVEKQAEFNSQARELLHDLRDNLNLKSLEAVRVVQRYDVDGLSDQEFAEAVRLILSEPQVESSGDSLELGDDETSFAVEYLPGQYDQRADSAAQCVQILTQKSRPLVASARVIILKGKLSDQDIENVKAYTINAVDSREASMEIPASLELKTDPPADVETLADFTAATEDELQNKRSEWGLAMSIEDLIFTQSYFRDEEGRNPTITEIKMLDTYWSDHCRHTTFATKIKSVEFENPSVISETYQKYLSTRDTVYGDDTDRPINLMDIALIAMKELRKTGELDNVEVSEEINAASIVVPVDVDGTDEDWLIMFKNETHNHPTEIEPFGGAATCLGGCIRDPLSGRSYVYQAMRVTGAADPRTPFSDTLPGKLPQRKICREAAHGYSSYGNQIGLATGQVSEVFHPNYVAKRMEIGAVVAAAPKKNVFRGSPSAGDVILLIGGRTGRDGVGGATGSSKEHTDTALDNSAEVQKGNPPTERKIQRLFRNPELAPKIKVCNDFGAGGVSVAIGEIAPSLEINLDAVPKKYEGLDGTELAISESQERMAVCVDPSEIDFFKDACDQENLECTHVADVTDSGRLVIKWRGKKIVDFSRAFLDTNGTTQSTKVHVEAPGTRSPLGSPANQPASSLKENWCNTLANLNTASQKGLGEMFDASIGAGTVNNPFGGKYQLTPTDAMVAKVPLLKGETTTCTHMAWGFNPNIASWSPFHGALYAVTESVCRVVASGAKLGDIRLTLQEYFEKLGTDATRWGKPFSALLGAYLAQHELRLGAIGGKDSMSGTFNDIDVPPTLVSFAVAPGKTTLALSPEFKQTGSQIHFIQIPRNEQHVPNFAKLKQIADQLHAENQAGNILSIHSLAEGGIAAGVAKMAFGNKIGASLHTKLNLFQERYICFLVETTGELNIPSEKIGETIAEAKIHAQGECLPLDELLTAWTKPLESTYPTQVTAAHQELDTFSFKGKAKKKALNFKLKRSKIQPRVIIPTFPGTNCEYDTARAFTQAGAQAETFVFRNLTANHVESSIHALAEHIKQSQILMLPGGFSAGDEPDGSGKFIATVLRNPLITDAVMDLLQNRDGLILGICNGFQALVKTGLVPYGEIRQPKEGAPTLTFNDIGRHVSCYATTRIASTKSPWFANTQVGDLHNVPFSHGEGKFYASEEEIKELAAKGQIATQYTDLDGKPSMDIAYNPNGSLFAIEGITSPCGRVLGKMGHTERRGDNIAQNVPGNKHQPLFKAGVDYFS from the coding sequence ATGAACCGCGTTTTTGTCGAAAAACAAGCCGAATTTAATTCTCAAGCCCGTGAACTTCTGCACGATTTACGGGACAACCTCAACCTCAAGTCCCTGGAAGCCGTCCGCGTCGTCCAGCGCTACGATGTCGATGGCTTGAGCGATCAGGAATTCGCCGAAGCCGTCCGTCTGATCCTGTCCGAACCTCAGGTTGAATCCTCGGGCGACTCCCTTGAGTTGGGCGATGATGAAACCTCATTCGCCGTTGAATACCTGCCCGGCCAGTACGACCAGCGCGCCGATTCCGCTGCGCAGTGCGTTCAGATTCTGACTCAAAAATCCAGGCCTCTCGTGGCCTCAGCCCGAGTGATCATCCTCAAGGGTAAGCTGAGCGATCAGGACATCGAAAACGTCAAAGCCTATACCATCAACGCAGTGGACTCGCGGGAAGCATCGATGGAGATTCCGGCCAGCCTTGAACTCAAAACCGACCCTCCGGCGGATGTCGAGACCCTCGCGGATTTCACGGCTGCCACGGAAGATGAACTGCAAAACAAGCGCAGTGAATGGGGACTCGCCATGTCGATTGAAGATCTCATCTTCACTCAATCTTACTTCCGCGACGAAGAAGGCCGCAATCCGACCATCACCGAGATCAAAATGCTCGACACCTATTGGTCTGACCACTGCCGCCACACCACCTTTGCCACCAAAATCAAGTCCGTCGAATTTGAAAACCCGAGTGTCATCTCAGAAACCTACCAAAAGTATCTTTCCACTCGCGACACCGTCTACGGAGACGATACCGACCGGCCAATCAACCTCATGGATATCGCCTTGATTGCCATGAAAGAGCTCCGCAAAACAGGAGAACTGGACAACGTCGAAGTCTCGGAAGAAATCAATGCCGCCTCAATCGTGGTGCCTGTCGATGTCGATGGGACAGATGAAGACTGGCTGATCATGTTCAAAAACGAGACCCATAACCATCCGACCGAAATTGAACCCTTCGGCGGAGCCGCGACCTGCCTCGGAGGTTGCATCAGGGATCCGCTTTCCGGACGTTCCTACGTCTATCAAGCGATGCGTGTTACCGGCGCTGCCGACCCGCGCACCCCCTTCTCAGACACCCTGCCCGGCAAACTTCCCCAACGGAAAATCTGTCGTGAAGCCGCTCATGGCTACTCATCCTACGGAAACCAGATCGGTCTTGCCACCGGTCAGGTCTCCGAGGTGTTCCACCCGAATTACGTGGCCAAGCGCATGGAAATTGGAGCCGTGGTTGCAGCGGCACCAAAGAAAAATGTCTTCCGAGGATCCCCCTCTGCCGGGGATGTGATTCTCCTGATCGGTGGCCGCACCGGGCGCGATGGCGTCGGTGGAGCCACGGGTTCATCCAAGGAACATACTGATACGGCTCTGGATAACTCAGCAGAGGTCCAAAAAGGAAACCCACCCACTGAACGGAAAATCCAACGCCTGTTCCGCAACCCGGAACTCGCCCCTAAAATCAAAGTTTGTAATGACTTCGGAGCCGGCGGCGTTTCTGTCGCCATCGGTGAAATTGCCCCGAGCCTCGAAATCAACCTCGATGCCGTGCCCAAGAAATATGAAGGTCTCGACGGCACGGAGCTCGCTATCTCCGAATCCCAGGAAAGGATGGCCGTATGCGTCGACCCCTCCGAAATCGATTTCTTCAAAGATGCCTGCGATCAAGAAAACTTGGAGTGCACCCACGTTGCTGACGTCACTGACAGTGGCCGGCTCGTGATCAAGTGGAGAGGTAAAAAAATCGTCGATTTCTCCCGTGCCTTCCTCGACACCAATGGAACCACCCAGTCGACCAAGGTGCACGTAGAGGCCCCGGGAACCCGCTCGCCACTCGGCTCACCCGCGAACCAACCAGCCTCCTCCCTCAAAGAAAACTGGTGTAACACCCTAGCCAACCTCAACACGGCATCGCAAAAAGGCCTCGGTGAGATGTTTGATGCATCCATCGGTGCCGGAACCGTCAATAACCCGTTCGGAGGAAAATACCAGCTCACCCCCACCGATGCCATGGTCGCCAAGGTGCCTTTGCTCAAAGGTGAAACGACTACATGCACCCATATGGCTTGGGGCTTCAACCCGAATATTGCCTCCTGGTCCCCCTTCCACGGTGCGCTCTACGCCGTCACTGAATCCGTCTGCCGGGTTGTGGCCTCCGGAGCCAAACTAGGAGATATCCGCCTCACACTTCAGGAGTATTTCGAAAAACTCGGAACCGATGCCACCCGCTGGGGAAAACCATTCTCCGCACTGCTCGGTGCCTACCTCGCCCAGCACGAGCTACGACTCGGTGCCATCGGAGGTAAGGACTCAATGTCCGGAACCTTCAATGACATTGATGTGCCCCCAACGCTGGTATCCTTTGCTGTCGCTCCGGGCAAAACAACGCTCGCGCTCTCACCCGAGTTCAAACAAACGGGATCCCAGATTCACTTCATCCAAATTCCGCGCAACGAACAACACGTTCCGAATTTTGCGAAGCTCAAGCAAATCGCCGATCAACTTCATGCTGAAAACCAGGCTGGCAACATCCTCTCCATCCACTCTCTGGCGGAGGGCGGAATCGCAGCAGGTGTCGCCAAAATGGCCTTCGGCAACAAAATCGGTGCCTCACTCCATACCAAACTCAACCTCTTCCAAGAAAGATACATCTGCTTCCTGGTCGAAACCACCGGTGAACTGAATATCCCGTCCGAAAAAATCGGAGAAACCATCGCCGAAGCGAAAATCCACGCCCAAGGAGAATGCCTCCCCTTGGACGAGCTACTAACAGCTTGGACAAAACCGCTCGAATCTACCTACCCGACTCAAGTCACAGCCGCGCATCAAGAGCTCGACACCTTTTCCTTCAAAGGCAAGGCCAAGAAAAAGGCCCTGAACTTCAAGCTCAAGCGTTCCAAGATTCAGCCACGGGTTATCATCCCGACCTTCCCTGGAACCAACTGTGAGTATGACACCGCCCGGGCATTCACCCAGGCTGGAGCCCAAGCGGAAACCTTCGTCTTCCGCAACCTCACAGCCAACCATGTGGAATCCTCCATCCATGCTCTGGCCGAACACATCAAGCAGTCCCAGATTCTCATGCTGCCAGGAGGGTTTTCCGCCGGTGACGAACCGGACGGCTCCGGCAAGTTCATTGCCACCGTGCTTCGCAACCCGTTGATCACGGACGCCGTGATGGATCTCCTGCAGAATCGCGATGGCTTGATCCTGGGTATTTGCAACGGCTTCCAAGCGCTGGTCAAAACCGGCCTCGTCCCTTACGGAGAAATCAGACAACCAAAAGAAGGTGCGCCAACGCTCACCTTTAACGACATCGGGCGACACGTCTCTTGTTACGCCACCACCCGGATTGCCTCCACCAAATCCCCATGGTTCGCCAACACCCAGGTCGGCGACCTGCACAATGTCCCCTTCTCTCACGGTGAAGGAAAATTCTACGCAAGCGAAGAGGAAATCAAGGAACTCGCAGCCAAAGGACAAATTGCAACCCAGTATACGGACTTGGACGGCAAGCCCTCCATGGACATTGCCTACAACCCGAACGGCTCGCTGTTCGCCATCGAAGGAATCACATCCCCCTGCGGAAGAGTGCTCGGCAAAATGGGTCACACCGAACGACGTGGCGACAACATCGCTCAAAATGTCCCCGGCAATAAACACCAACCGTTGTTCAAAGCCGGCGTGGATTACTTCTCCTAA